Proteins encoded in a region of the Canis lupus familiaris isolate Mischka breed German Shepherd chromosome 1, alternate assembly UU_Cfam_GSD_1.0, whole genome shotgun sequence genome:
- the BSPH1 gene encoding binder of sperm protein homolog 1 isoform X2, which yields MALHVKFLLLWVCWLHSVIGPEYEDDDLPAAETITHLPEIKDGKCFFPFYYRNEVFYDCMKLKTKHKWCSLNETYQGYWKYCSEEDT from the exons ATGGCCCTGCATGTGAAGTTTCTATTGCTCTGGGTCTGTTGGCTTCACAGTGTGATTGGTCCTGAATATGAAG ATGATGATCTACCAGCTGCAG aaactaTAACTCACCTCCCAGAAATCAAAG atGGCAAGTGTTTCTTTCCATTCTACTACAGAAATGAAGTGTTCTATGACTGCATGAAGTTAAAGACAAAACACAAGTGGTGCTCCCTAAATGAGACTTACCAAGGATATTGGAAATATTGCTCTGAAGAAG ACACATGA
- the LOC111097660 gene encoding binder of sperm protein homolog 2-like isoform X2: MKSLASWLSLAVCMSGLKAELISHLNPPVLEFVNSTCVFPFMFGDTIYYNCISVHSDYDWCSLDKKFRGRWRYCTGEDPPKCTFPFFFRSKLFHKCTKEGYILNWSWCSLTKNYNQDRKWKKCSPHNL; this comes from the exons ATGAAAAGTCTAGCGAGCTGGCTGTCCCTGGCTgtctgtatgagtgggctgaaagcag aattGATTTCCCATTTAAACCCTCCGGTTCTAG AGTTTGTTAACAGTACCtgtgtctttccatttatgtttgGTGACACCATCTACTACAACTGCATCTCTGTCCACAGCGATTATGATTGGTGTTCACTCGACAAGAAATTCCGAGGGAGATGGCGGTACTGCACCGGCGAAG ATCCCCCCAAGTGtaccttccccttcttcttcagAAGCAAACTCTTTCACAAATGCACCAAAGAGGGCTATATTTTGAATTGGAGTTGGTGCTCATTGACAAAAAACTATAACCAagatagaaaatggaagaaatgctCTCCTCATAA
- the BSPH1 gene encoding binder of sperm protein homolog 1 isoform X1, with protein sequence MALHVKFLLLWVCWLHSVIGPEYEDDDLPAAETITHLPEIKDGKCFFPFYYRNEVFYDCMKLKTKHKWCSLNETYQGYWKYCSEEDFAKCVFPFWYRHMIYRECTEDGDAFGKKWCSLTQHYNKDKIWKYCD encoded by the exons ATGGCCCTGCATGTGAAGTTTCTATTGCTCTGGGTCTGTTGGCTTCACAGTGTGATTGGTCCTGAATATGAAG ATGATGATCTACCAGCTGCAG aaactaTAACTCACCTCCCAGAAATCAAAG atGGCAAGTGTTTCTTTCCATTCTACTACAGAAATGAAGTGTTCTATGACTGCATGAAGTTAAAGACAAAACACAAGTGGTGCTCCCTAAATGAGACTTACCAAGGATATTGGAAATATTGCTCTGAAGAAG ACTTTGCAAAGTGTGTGTTTCCCTTCTGGTACAGACACATGATCTACCGGGAGTGTACTGAAGATGGGGACGCATTTGGGAAAAAATGGTGTTCGCTGACCCAGCATTATAACAAGGACAAGATTTGGAAATATTGTGACTGA